The following coding sequences are from one Anabas testudineus chromosome 16, fAnaTes1.2, whole genome shotgun sequence window:
- the washc5 gene encoding WASH complex subunit 5, with translation MVDFLAENNLCGQAILRIVSRGNAIIAELLRLSDFIPAVFRLKDKSDQQKYGDIICDFSYFKGPEYYDGKLEAKPELQDLDEEFRENNIEILSRFYLAFESVHKYIVDLNRYLDDLHEGVYIQQTLETVLLNEDGKQLLCEALYLYGVMLLVIDQKIEGEIRERMLVSYYRYSAARSSADSNLDDICKLLRSTGYSSQPGAKRPANYPESYFHRVPISTTFISMVIGRLRSDDIYNQVSAYPLPEHRSTALANQAAMLYVCLFFSPSILHTQQAKMREIVDKYFPDNWVISIYMGITVNLVEAWEPYKAAKTALNYTLDSANIKEQATRYAASMESLKPHVQQLLKEGYLREEFILDNIPKLLNCLRDCNVAIRWLMLHSAESAYDLNNKRLRQIKDQVLNDSKYNPRILFQLLLDTAQFEFTLKEMFKQMLSEKQIKWESYKKEGSERMTELAEVFSGVKPLTRVEKNENLQAWFREISKQIESLNYEDSTAAGRKTVQLIQALVEVQEFHQLESNLQVCQFLADTRKFLHHMIRTINIKEEVLITMQIVGDLSYAWQIIDSFTTIMQESIRVSPSMVTKLRATFLKLASALDLPLLRINQANSADLLSVSQFYSGELVAYVRKVLQIIPESMFTSLAKIIKLQIHDIMEVPTRLDKDKLKDYSQLVARYEVAKLTHDISIFTEGILMMKTTLVGIIKVDPKQLLEDGIRKELVKRVAYALHKGLIFNPKAKPSELMPKLKEMAATMDGFYRSFEYIQDYVSIYGLKIWQEEVSRIINYNVEQECNSFLRTKIQDWQSVHQSTHIPIPKFPSVDESATFIGRLCREILRITDPKVTCYMDQMNTWYDLKSHQEVTNNRLFSEIQNTLGTFGLNGLDRLLCFMIVKELQNFLTMLQKTILKDRTAVDAFKAMIGAVNPVKGIVANASKVYGTAVAKTQKIWGPYLEAIMKVGQMQILRQQIANELNYSCKFDSKHLGAALENLNKSLLADIEAHYQDPSLPYPKEDNTLLYEITAYLEAAGIHNPLSKIYITTKRLPYFPIINFLFIIAQLPKLQYSKNQGMTCRKTTDPVDWPPLVLGMLTLLKQFHSRYTHQFLALIGQFIRSIMEQCTSQKIPDMPSDVVGALMFLEDYVKYTKLPRKVAEAHVPSFIFDEFRTIL, from the exons aTGGTGGACTTCCTGGCGGAGAACAACCTGTGTGGTCAGGCCATCCTCAGGATAGTCTCCAGAGGAAATGCCATCATTGCTGAACTCTTGCGCCTCTCTGACTTCATCCCTGCAGTTTTCAGGCTGAAAGACAAGAGTGACCAACAGAAATATGGAGACATTATCTGTGACTTCAGCTACTTTAAG GGTCCAGAGTATTACGACGGGAAGCTGGAAGCAAAACCTGAGCTTCAGGACCTGGATGAAGAGTTTCGAGAAAACAACATTGAGATTCTGTCAAGGTTTTATCTGGCGTTTGAGAGTGTCCACAAATATATAGTGGATCTTAACAG ATATCTAGACGACCTCCATGAGGGTGTTTATATTCAGCAGACCCTAGAGACTGTGCTTCTAAATGAGGATGGAAAACAGCTTCTA TGTGAGGCTCTCTACCTGTATGGAGTCATGCTGCTGGTTATTGATCAGAAAATTGAAGGGGAGATCAGAGAGAGGATGCTTGTTTCCTATTACAGATACAG TGCTGCCCGATCATCAGCTGACTCCAACCTTGATGACATATGCAAGCTCCTCCGCAGCACAGGCTACTCCAGCCAGCCCGGAGCCAAACGGCCAGCCAACTACCCAGAGAGCTACTTCCACAGAGTTCCTATCAGTACCACGTTTATTAGCATGGTCATAGGGAGGCTGCGCTCAGATGACATCTACAACCAA GTATCTGCGTACCCTCTTCCAGAGCATCGAAGCACAGCGCTGGCCAACCAGGCTGCCATGCTGTATGTCTGCCTCTTCTTCAGCCCCTCCATACTGCACACCCAGCAGGCTAAGATGAGGGAGATAGTGGACAAATACTTTCCTGACAACTGG gttaTCAGTATCTATATGGGGATCACAGTGAACCTGGTGGAGGCTTGGGAGCCATACAAAGCTGCCAAGACTGCTCTCAACTATACCCTGGACTCTGCCAACATCAAAGAGCAG GCCACTCGATATGCAGCTAGCATGGAGAGCCTGAAGCCTCACGTGCAGCAGTTGCTGAAAGAAGGTTACCTCAGGGAGGAGTTCATCCTGGACAACATTCCCAAACTACTGAACTGTCTGAGGGACTGTAATGTTGCCATCCGCTGgctgatgctgcactctgcagaGTCCG CCTATGATCTAAACAACAAGAGGCTGCGCCAGATTAAAGACCAAGTGCTCAATGACTCCAAGTACAACCCAAGGATcctgtttcagcttcttcttgaCACGGCTCAGTTTGAGTTCACACTCAAAGAG ATGTTCAAGCAGATGCTGTCAGAAAAGCAGATCAAATGGGAGAGCTACAAGAAGGAGGGATCAGAGAGAATGACTGAGCTGGCCGAAGTCTTCTCTGGCGTCAAACCTCTTACCAGGGTTGAGAAAAATG AAAACTTACAGGCCTGGTTCAGAGAAATATCAAAGCAGATTGAGTCTTTGAACTACGAGGACTCTACAGCTGCTGGGAGGAAGACGGTGCAGCTCATACAGGCTCTTGTTGAG GTCCAGGAGTTCCACCAGCTCGAATCTAACCTGCAGGTCTGTCAGTTTCTGGCTGACACTAGGAAGTTTCTGCATCACATGATCCGCACTATTAATATCAAAGAAGAAGTCCTCATTACTATGCAGATAGTCGGAGATCTGTCTTACGCATGGCAGATAATTGACAG CTTCACCACCATTATGCAGGAGAGCATCCGAGTCAGCCCATCCATGGTCACAAAACTAAGAGCTACATTTCTCAAA CTGGCATCTGCACTGGATCTTCCATTGCTGCGCATCAACCAGGCGAACAGTGCTGACCTGTTGAgtgtttcacagttttactcTGGAGAGTTGGTGGCTTATGTCAGAAAG GTGCTTCAGATCATCCCAGAAAGCATGTTCACCTCTCTGGCAAAGATCATCAAACTTCAGATCCACGACATCATGGAGGTGCCCACACGGCTGGATAAGGACAAGCTCAAGGACTACTCCCAGCTCGTGGCGCGCTATGAA GTAGCTAAACTCACCCATGACATCTCCATTTTCACCGAGGGAATCCTGATGATGAAGACCACTTTAGTTGGGATCATAAAG GTGGACCCTAAGCAGCTTCTGGAGGATGGCATCAGGAAGGAGCTGGTGAAAAGGGTAGCTTATGCTCTGCACAAAGGGCTAATTTTTAACCCCAAGGCTAAG CCCAGTGAGCTGATGCCCAAGTTGAAGGAGATGGCTGCAACTATGGATGGCTTCTACAGATCGTTTGAGTACATCCAAGACTATGTCAGCATTTATGGCCTTAAAATCTGGCAGGAGGAAGTGTCCCGTATCATCAACTACAATGTGGAGCAGGAATGTAACAGCTTCCTCAGGACTAAG ATCCAGGACTGGCAGAGTGTGCACCAGTCCACCCACATCCCCATCCCCAAGTTTCCCTCTGTGGATGAATCTGCCACCTTTATCGGCCGCCTCTGCAGAGAAATCCTTCGAATCACTGATCCCAA GGTGACGTGCTACATGGACCAGATGAACACCTGGTATGACCTGAAGAGCCACCAAGAAGTGACCAACAACAGGTTGTTCTCTGAGATCCAGAACACTCTGGGTACATTTGGCCTAAACGGACTGGACCGACTGCTCTGCTTCATGATTGTCAAAGAGCTGCAG AACTTCCTGACAATGCTTCAGAAGACCATCTTAAAGGACAGAACTGCAGTGGATGCCTTCAAAGCTATGATTGGTGCTGTCAACCCAGTGAAGGGGATTGTGG CTAATGCCAGCAAAGTATATGGCACCGCTGTGGCCAAAACGCAGAAGATCTGGGGCCCATATCTGGAAGCCATCATGAAG GTTGGTCAGATGCAGATTCTCAGACAGCAGATTGCAAATGAGCTGAACTACTCCTGCAAGTTTGACTCCAAACACCTGGGTGCTGCCCTGGAAAATCTCAACAA GTCTCTGCTGGCAGACATCGAAGCTCACTACCAGGATCCATCCCTGCCCTACCCTAAAGAGGATAACACTCTTCTGTATGAGATCACTGCTTACCTGGAGGCTGCTGGCATTCACAATCCACTCAGTAAG ATCTACATCACCACAAAGCGCCTACCTTACTTTCCCATCATcaattttctgtttattattgcTCAGCTTCCTAAACTTCAGTACAGCAAAAACCAAG GAATGACATGCAGGAAAACCACTGACCCAGTTGACTGGCCTCCGCTGGTACTCGGCATGCTCACCCTCCTCAAACAGTTTCACTCTAGATACACACACCAGTTCCTGGCTCTCATTGGTCAGTTCATCCGCTCGATCATGGAACAGTGCACAAG TCAGAAGATCCCTGACATGCCATCTGATGTGGTGGGAGCTCTGATGTTCCTTGAAGACTATGTGAAGTACACAAAGCTGCCACGCAAG GTGGCTGAAGCCCATGTGCCCAGTTTCATTTTTGATGAATTTAGAACAATACTGTGA
- the nsmce2 gene encoding E3 SUMO-protein ligase NSE2, whose amino-acid sequence MSFSAVHGTLSSLKLCQTDILTGMNIVTDVAMDLAEAQDGEVNPGIKELETMIIECAKLDREINYFVDVVQQVTSEVATQPPEAMFSLSAKVKEQFAEKTARLSDAELHRHQKVVAFKDSITNSSNQANQVSTENMEEVDEDITVTQSQVNFTCPLTQVEMVNPLKNKKCNHHYDEVAILNLIKTKHSQKKKCRCPVVGCGNSDVKESDLVLDQMLRRKIQSQKRQGNRT is encoded by the exons ATGTCTTTTAGCGCCGTTCATGGAACATTGTCGAGCCTCAAATTATGTCAGACGGACATCCTGACAGGAATGAACATAGTAACAGATGTGGCTATGGACCTGGCGGAAGCGCAGG ATGGAGAGGTGAACCCCGGCATCAAAGAGTTGGAAACCATGATTATAGAGTGTGCCAAACTGGACAGAGAAATTAACTACTTTGTAGATGTTGTGCAGCAAGTCACATCTGAG GTTGCTACGCAGCCGCCAGAGGCCATGTTCAGCCTGTCTGCTAAAGTGAAGGAGCAGTTCGCAGAAAAAACAGCCAGACTCTCTGACGCCGAGCTGCATCGTCACCAGAAAGTAGTAGCCTTTAAAGACAGCATCACTAACTCTTCCAACCAAG CCAACCAAGTGTCTACGGAGAACATGGAGGAGGTTGATGAGGACATAACTGTTACACAGAGTCAAGTCAACTTCACCTGCCCACTCACACAG GTGGAAATGGTGAACCCGTTGAAGAATAAGAAATGTAACCACCACTACGATGAAGTAGCCATACTGAACCtgatcaaaacaaaacacagccagAAAAAGAAATGCCG CTGTCCTGTGGTGGGCTGTGGGAACTCAGATGTCAAAGAGTCGGATCTTGTTCTTGATCAGATGCTGAGGAGAAAGATCCAGAGTCAAAAGAGACAGGGCAACAGGACCTAG
- the lratd2b gene encoding protein LRATD2b, whose amino-acid sequence MGNQVEKLTHLNYAEVPTSDPNGFDPDDDGPRIGVSYIFSNDDDDEQDDNLDHFPPDHRTVNHAEKPFDPQDELECAIYYRDECVYERNPGAPTHSAESLLNKCRPGDLLEFVATGQYPHWAVYVGDFQVVHLHRAEIKNNFLTDVSQGKKGRIVNGLYRYRALPPEVIVRNAVDHVGSRDRELYWRNSECFAAWCRFGKREFKIGGEIRIGKQPYRLKLIFSEKKSHVLEFQSLEDVIMEKRRNDQIGKEAVSQELANHLNNTTQEIKEERFVN is encoded by the coding sequence ATGGGGAATCAGGTGGAGAAACTAACGCATTTGAATTACGCAGAGGTGCCAACGTCGGACCCAAATGGGTTCGATCCGGACGACGACGGACCGCGGATCGGCGTCTCTTACATTTTCTCcaacgacgacgacgacgaacAGGACGACAATTTGGACCACTTCCCACCAGACCACCGCACGGTGAACCACGCAGAGAAGCCGTTCGACCCGCAAGACGAGCTGGAGTGCGCGATTTACTATCGAGATGAGTGCGTGTACGAGAGAAACCCCGGAGCCCCGACGCACTCCGCGGAAAGTCTGCTGAACAAGTGCAGACCCGGAGACCTGCTGGAGTTCGTGGCCACGGGGCAGTATCCACACTGGGCTGTGTACGTCGGGGACTTCCAGGTGGTTCATTTGCACCGCGCTGAGATAAAGAACAACTTTCTCACTGATGTCAGTCAGGGGAAAAAAGGCAGGATAGTGAACGGCCTCTACAGGTACCGTGCGCTCCCGCCGGAGGTGATCGTGCGCAACGCCGTGGACCATGTGGGGtcgagagacagagagctgtACTGGAGGAACTCGGAGTGTTTTGCTGCCTGGTGCCGCTTCGGCAAACGGGAGTTCAAAATCGGAGGGGAGATAAGGATTGGAAAGCAGCCTTACAGGTTAAAGTTGATCTTTTCGGAGAAGAAGAGCCACGTCCTGGAGTTTCAGAGCTTGGAGGACGTGATCATGGAAAAGAGGAGGAACGATCAGATTGGCAAAGAGGCTGTGTCGCAAGAGCTGGCCAACCACCTGAACAACACGACGCAGGAAATCAAAGAGGAGCGTTTTGTCAACTGA